TTTCTTAGATAGAGTGTTTCACTCGCTCGGACCGGTCAGGCCGGTAGACTTGCCAGGGGGTTTTTCGTCCTAGCGACTGGTGTCGCCGACGGTGGTCGTAGTAGTCCAGGTACTCCCCCAGGCTTTGATAACAATCGGCTCCGCTCGCGTATTCCTTGAGGTAGACCTCCTCGTATTTCAAGGTTCGCCACAAACGCTCGATCATCACGTTGTCGATCGCTC
The sequence above is drawn from the Bremerella cremea genome and encodes:
- a CDS encoding integrase core domain-containing protein: AIDNVMIERLWRTLKYEEVYLKEYASGADCYQSLGEYLDYYDHRRRHQSLGRKTPWQVYRPDRSERVKHSI